In Dehalococcoidales bacterium, one DNA window encodes the following:
- a CDS encoding IS5 family transposase, whose translation TDPEARLARKGAGKEARLCFAGHVLMENRTGLVVDVVVSRATGTAERETALDMLEKVPGSQRITVGADKGYDTRNFVTTCREMNVTPHVARRKWSTVDKRTTRHVGYQVSQRIRKRIEEIFGWIKTVGGGRKLRHKGVERNQLWAELATAAYNLIRMAKLSAVDAI comes from the coding sequence ACCGACCCGGAGGCGCGGCTGGCGAGGAAAGGGGCGGGTAAGGAAGCCAGGTTATGCTTCGCCGGTCATGTACTTATGGAGAATCGTACGGGCCTGGTGGTGGATGTGGTGGTCAGCCGGGCAACGGGGACTGCGGAGCGGGAAACTGCACTTGATATGCTGGAAAAGGTGCCCGGGTCTCAACGGATTACGGTGGGGGCGGACAAGGGCTACGATACACGGAACTTCGTTACGACCTGCCGGGAAATGAACGTCACACCTCATGTGGCCCGGCGAAAGTGGTCGACTGTGGATAAACGCACTACCCGGCATGTCGGATATCAGGTGAGCCAGAGGATACGTAAGCGCATTGAAGAGATCTTTGGCTGGATCAAGACGGTAGGAGGCGGTCGCAAGCTCCGGCACAAAGGGGTAGAGCGCAATCAGCTCTGGGCAGAGTTGGCGACGGCAGCTTACAACCTTATCCGTATGGCTAAACTGTCGGCAGTCGACGCTATTTAA